The Streptococcaceae bacterium ESL0729 genome has a segment encoding these proteins:
- a CDS encoding L-lactate dehydrogenase, which produces MTDVKQHKKVILVGDGAVGSSYAFALVNQGIAQELGIVDIFKEKTVGDAEDLSHALAFTSPKKIYAADYSDAHDADLVVLTAGAPQKPGETRLDLVEKNLRINKEVVTKIVESGFNGIFLVAANPVDVLTYSTWKFSGFPKERVIGSGTSLDSARFRQALAEKVGVDARSVHAYIMGEHGDSEFAVWSHANVAGVKLEQFLQDVEGIDEQGLVDLFVSVRDAAYSIIEKKGATFYGIAVALARITQAILNDENSVLPLSVFQEGQYGIDDVFIGQPAVVGAHGIVRPVNIPLNDAETQKMQASAKQLKDIINEAFSKEEFASAAKN; this is translated from the coding sequence ATGACTGATGTTAAACAACACAAAAAAGTAATTCTTGTTGGTGATGGAGCTGTAGGTTCATCTTACGCTTTCGCACTTGTTAACCAAGGTATCGCCCAAGAACTTGGAATTGTTGATATCTTTAAAGAAAAAACTGTAGGGGATGCTGAAGACCTTAGCCATGCTCTTGCTTTCACTTCACCTAAAAAAATCTACGCTGCTGACTACTCAGACGCACACGATGCTGACCTTGTAGTTCTTACAGCTGGTGCTCCTCAAAAACCAGGTGAAACTCGTCTTGACCTAGTTGAGAAAAACCTACGTATCAACAAAGAAGTTGTTACTAAAATCGTTGAAAGTGGATTCAACGGAATCTTCCTAGTTGCTGCTAACCCAGTTGACGTTCTTACTTACTCAACTTGGAAATTCTCAGGATTCCCTAAAGAACGCGTTATCGGATCAGGAACTTCTCTTGACTCAGCTCGTTTCCGTCAAGCTCTTGCTGAAAAAGTTGGAGTTGATGCACGTAGCGTCCACGCATACATCATGGGTGAACACGGAGATTCAGAATTCGCAGTTTGGTCACATGCTAACGTTGCTGGTGTTAAACTTGAACAATTCCTACAAGATGTTGAAGGAATCGATGAGCAAGGTCTTGTTGACCTATTCGTATCAGTACGTGATGCTGCTTACTCAATCATCGAGAAAAAAGGTGCTACTTTCTACGGTATCGCTGTAGCTCTTGCTCGTATCACTCAAGCAATCCTTAACGACGAAAATTCAGTACTTCCACTTTCTGTATTCCAAGAAGGTCAATACGGAATTGATGACGTATTTATCGGTCAACCAGCTGTTGTTGGTGCTCACGGTATCGTTCGTCCAGTTAACATCCCACTTAACGACGCTGAAACTCAAAAAATGCAAGCTTCAGCTAAACAACTTAAAGACATCATCAACGAAGCTTTCAGCAAAGAAGAATTCGCTTCTGCAGCTAAAAACTAA
- a CDS encoding NFACT RNA binding domain-containing protein → MAFDGIFLHYMTSELRSSLTGGRIQKINQPFDKELVLTIRGNGKTHKLLLSAHPSFGRIQLTKTIFENPKTPTTFVMILRKYLNGALINSIEQVENDRQIIFEISSKNEIGDAMEIALICEIMGKHSNILLVDRKSNKILESIKHVGFSQNAYRTILPGSTYLAPPSDSKINPFTVSDDKLFDILNTEDNLQKAFQGLGRDTAIALEKRLLPNEKIKSFHDFINNLCPSLYPSSDNFSALKLADDYLAYDNLSELLDAYYSDKAERDRVRQVASEVIRKVDNELKKNRQKLKKQERELKATDKAESFRQKGELLTTFLHQVPNNKDSVILDNYYDGQKIEIALNKALTPNQNAQKYFHKYQKLKQAVKYLNSQIEQTKRAILYLESVENSLAQADLSEIAEIKEELIQTGYIKLRKRDNKRQKLKDPERYIASDGSLILVGKNNLQNEQLTHKIARKNDLWFHAKDLAGSHVVLRDNPSPSDEVVTEAAMLAAYFSKARMSNLVQVDMIEIKKLNKPAGSAPGFVTYTGQKTLRVTPDLERIKEMKDES, encoded by the coding sequence ATGGCTTTTGATGGTATTTTTCTCCACTATATGACCTCTGAACTCAGGAGTAGTCTGACTGGTGGACGAATTCAAAAAATAAACCAACCCTTTGATAAGGAGCTGGTTTTAACAATTAGGGGGAATGGTAAGACCCACAAGCTTCTTTTGTCTGCCCACCCAAGTTTTGGTCGTATTCAGCTGACCAAGACCATTTTTGAGAACCCAAAGACTCCTACAACCTTTGTAATGATTTTGAGAAAGTACCTAAATGGTGCTCTCATTAACAGTATCGAGCAGGTTGAAAACGATAGGCAGATTATCTTTGAAATTTCCAGCAAGAATGAAATCGGAGATGCCATGGAGATTGCCCTAATCTGTGAAATTATGGGTAAACATTCAAATATTCTTTTGGTTGATCGAAAATCAAACAAGATTCTTGAATCAATCAAGCATGTGGGATTCTCGCAAAATGCCTACCGGACCATTCTTCCAGGAAGTACCTATTTGGCACCACCTAGTGACAGTAAGATTAATCCTTTTACTGTAAGTGATGATAAATTATTTGATATCTTAAATACTGAGGATAATTTGCAGAAGGCCTTTCAAGGTCTAGGACGAGATACGGCAATAGCCCTTGAAAAAAGGCTTCTTCCCAATGAGAAGATAAAGTCCTTCCATGATTTTATCAACAATCTATGCCCATCTCTTTATCCCTCAAGTGACAATTTTTCGGCCCTCAAATTAGCCGATGATTATCTAGCTTATGATAATCTATCTGAGCTTTTAGATGCCTATTATTCAGATAAGGCTGAGCGTGACCGGGTTCGCCAGGTAGCAAGCGAGGTTATCCGTAAGGTTGACAATGAGCTTAAAAAGAACCGCCAAAAACTCAAGAAACAAGAGCGTGAACTTAAGGCAACCGACAAGGCTGAAAGCTTCAGGCAAAAGGGAGAGCTTCTTACAACCTTCCTCCATCAGGTACCAAACAACAAGGATTCTGTCATCCTTGATAACTACTATGACGGCCAAAAGATTGAAATAGCTCTAAATAAGGCCTTAACGCCCAACCAAAATGCTCAAAAATACTTCCACAAGTATCAAAAGCTAAAGCAGGCAGTTAAATATCTCAACAGTCAAATTGAACAGACCAAACGGGCTATTTTATACCTGGAAAGTGTTGAAAATTCCCTGGCCCAGGCTGACTTATCCGAAATCGCTGAAATCAAGGAAGAGTTAATCCAAACAGGCTATATTAAACTTAGAAAAAGGGATAATAAACGCCAGAAACTTAAGGATCCTGAGCGATATATCGCAAGTGATGGAAGTCTAATCTTAGTTGGGAAAAACAACCTGCAAAATGAGCAGTTGACCCATAAGATTGCCCGGAAAAATGACCTTTGGTTCCATGCCAAGGATCTTGCAGGAAGTCATGTTGTCCTAAGAGATAACCCTAGTCCAAGTGATGAGGTCGTTACAGAAGCTGCCATGCTTGCTGCCTATTTCTCTAAGGCAAGAATGTCAAACCTGGTCCAAGTTGATATGATTGAGATTAAAAAATTAAATAAGCCTGCTGGCTCTGCTCCAGGTTTTGTCACCTATACTGGCCAAAAGACCCTTCGGGTTACACCTGACCTTGAGAGAATCAAGGAAATGAAGGATGAAAGCTAA
- a CDS encoding iron-sulfur cluster biosynthesis family protein — translation MYLKMTENVQEKINKMIGDQPAKLIFDMDDGNGIHSRKGSCSLFNHFRILIVDPDFVDPVYDEEMDSDLGSMAFKGYSKNYLSDKMKLSLENYRLFLTCDYESLDRNFEIIDFRNK, via the coding sequence ATGTATTTAAAAATGACTGAAAATGTACAAGAAAAAATTAATAAAATGATTGGTGACCAGCCTGCAAAACTAATCTTTGACATGGATGATGGAAATGGAATTCATTCCAGAAAGGGTTCATGTTCGCTCTTTAATCACTTTAGAATCTTGATTGTAGATCCTGACTTTGTAGACCCTGTTTATGATGAAGAGATGGATAGTGATTTAGGGTCTATGGCCTTTAAAGGCTATTCAAAGAATTATCTATCTGATAAAATGAAGCTATCACTCGAAAATTACAGGCTTTTCTTAACATGTGACTATGAAAGTCTTGATCGTAATTTCGAAATAATAGATTTTAGGAATAAATAA
- the trpX gene encoding tryptophan ABC transporter substrate-binding protein, with translation MKNKKLVFTVLGLVILTLGALILPQLNKKKEAKDDKQQIGVLQFVTHPALDEIYKGVKDGLAESGFKDIKINFLNGEGDQSKLQTMSKELVAQKNDALIGIATPAAQSLANATTSIPIIMGAVSDPVGAKLISNLEKPDKNITGVSDKFPVDKQLDLMKEVLPDLKTVGVLYSSSEDNSKSQVAEFKKAAEASGIEVIEYAVPSTNEISATMEVASSKVDAFYTPMDNTVASAFPTVINIANKAKKPVFPSVDTMVEQGGLAAVAINQYDLGKATGKMAAKVLKGEKISSLPVEEFSEVKPVVNEDAAQKLGITLPEKLLAEADKVK, from the coding sequence ATGAAAAACAAGAAACTAGTCTTTACCGTCCTTGGTCTGGTAATCCTTACCTTGGGTGCCCTTATCCTGCCCCAGCTTAATAAGAAGAAGGAAGCAAAAGATGATAAGCAGCAAATCGGTGTTTTACAGTTTGTAACCCATCCAGCTCTTGATGAAATATATAAGGGAGTCAAAGATGGTCTGGCTGAATCAGGTTTTAAGGATATTAAGATTAACTTTTTAAACGGTGAAGGAGACCAAAGCAAACTCCAAACCATGAGTAAGGAGCTTGTAGCCCAGAAAAATGATGCCTTAATTGGGATTGCAACCCCAGCTGCCCAAAGCCTTGCTAACGCAACAACAAGTATTCCAATCATTATGGGTGCTGTAAGTGACCCTGTGGGAGCTAAACTTATCAGTAATCTTGAAAAACCTGATAAGAATATTACAGGTGTATCAGACAAGTTCCCTGTGGACAAGCAGCTTGACCTTATGAAGGAGGTCCTACCAGATCTTAAGACTGTGGGTGTCCTTTACTCAAGTAGCGAGGATAATTCTAAGTCACAGGTGGCTGAATTTAAAAAAGCAGCAGAAGCTTCTGGTATTGAGGTCATTGAGTATGCGGTACCTTCAACAAATGAAATCTCAGCAACCATGGAGGTCGCAAGCTCTAAGGTTGATGCCTTCTACACACCGATGGATAACACTGTAGCTAGTGCCTTTCCAACAGTTATTAACATTGCCAACAAGGCCAAGAAACCTGTCTTCCCAAGTGTTGATACCATGGTTGAACAAGGTGGTCTAGCAGCTGTAGCCATTAACCAATACGATCTTGGTAAGGCTACTGGAAAAATGGCTGCCAAGGTTCTTAAGGGAGAAAAAATTTCAAGTCTTCCAGTTGAAGAATTTAGCGAAGTTAAGCCAGTTGTCAATGAAGATGCAGCACAAAAACTTGGCATTACCCTACCAGAAAAATTACTGGCTGAGGCTGACAAGGTAAAATAA
- a CDS encoding ABC transporter permease, protein MILSTINQGLLWAILGLGIYLTFRILNFPDMTAEGSFPLGGAVAVTMISHGFNPVISTLAAFLAGALAGLTTGLLYTKGRVPTLLAGILVMTSCNSIMLMIMGRANLGLLDNKRLQDYLPFENPDLAILVLGLLAATFVIGLMIFFLNTNLGQAFVATGDNSDMAQSLGINTGKMELLGLVLSNGIIGLAGGLISQSDGYADINKGIGVIVIGLASIIIGEVFFANVSLLERLMAIVIGSIFYQIIIMLIIRLGFNTNYLKLFSAIILAICLIIPTLKDKFFKGVKINAGNN, encoded by the coding sequence ATGATTTTATCAACCATCAATCAAGGTTTATTGTGGGCCATCTTAGGGCTTGGAATATACCTGACCTTCAGGATTTTAAACTTTCCTGATATGACCGCAGAAGGTTCTTTTCCCCTCGGAGGGGCTGTCGCTGTAACCATGATTAGCCATGGTTTTAACCCAGTCATCTCAACTCTTGCGGCCTTTTTAGCAGGAGCTCTTGCAGGACTTACTACAGGCCTTTTATATACCAAAGGGCGGGTTCCAACCCTTCTAGCAGGTATTCTTGTTATGACTTCTTGTAATTCCATCATGCTTATGATTATGGGACGGGCTAATTTGGGCCTTTTAGACAATAAACGCCTGCAGGACTACCTACCCTTTGAAAACCCAGACCTTGCAATCTTGGTTCTTGGACTTTTGGCTGCAACTTTTGTCATTGGCCTTATGATTTTCTTCCTAAATACCAATTTAGGCCAGGCCTTTGTAGCCACTGGAGACAATTCAGACATGGCCCAATCTTTAGGGATTAATACAGGTAAGATGGAGCTTTTAGGCCTTGTTTTGTCAAATGGTATCATAGGTCTTGCTGGTGGCCTTATAAGCCAAAGTGACGGCTATGCTGACATTAACAAGGGAATTGGAGTCATTGTAATCGGTCTTGCAAGTATTATCATTGGAGAGGTCTTCTTTGCCAATGTAAGCTTACTTGAGCGTTTAATGGCCATTGTGATTGGAAGTATTTTCTACCAAATCATTATCATGCTGATTATTCGCTTAGGCTTCAATACCAACTACCTAAAATTATTCAGTGCAATCATCCTTGCCATCTGTCTAATTATCCCAACATTAAAGGACAAATTTTTCAAGGGGGTCAAGATAAATGCAGGCAATAATTGA
- a CDS encoding ABC transporter ATP-binding protein, whose protein sequence is MQAIIELKNATKIVDNGSDEQKVILDQVNLTINQGDFITVLGGNGAGKSTLFNTIAGNLTLTSGQVFIMGEDMTKKTPEVRAKYISRVFQDPKMGTAPRMTLAENLAVARLRGEKRRLVPRRLASYKKEFTELASKIGNGLEKHIDTPAGNLSGGQRQALSLLMATIKKPDLLLLDEHTAALDPKTSKSLMKLTDELVKKDQLTALMITHHMEDALKYGNRLLVMQDGKIAQDLNSQEKAKLSIQDFYQIFE, encoded by the coding sequence ATGCAGGCAATAATTGAGTTAAAAAACGCGACCAAGATAGTTGATAATGGTAGCGATGAACAAAAGGTAATCCTAGATCAAGTAAACTTGACCATTAACCAGGGTGACTTCATTACAGTCCTTGGGGGAAATGGTGCTGGTAAGTCTACTCTCTTTAATACCATTGCTGGAAATCTGACTCTTACAAGCGGCCAGGTCTTCATCATGGGTGAGGATATGACCAAAAAAACACCTGAAGTTCGGGCCAAATACATTTCAAGGGTCTTTCAAGATCCTAAGATGGGAACAGCTCCCCGAATGACATTGGCTGAAAATCTAGCTGTGGCAAGACTTCGAGGTGAAAAAAGACGACTTGTGCCCAGACGACTTGCAAGCTATAAAAAAGAGTTTACTGAATTGGCCTCAAAAATCGGCAATGGCCTTGAAAAACACATTGATACGCCAGCAGGAAATCTTTCAGGCGGTCAAAGGCAGGCCCTAAGTCTTCTTATGGCAACCATTAAAAAACCAGATCTTCTACTCTTGGATGAACATACAGCAGCCCTTGATCCGAAAACAAGTAAGTCCTTAATGAAGCTTACTGATGAACTGGTCAAAAAAGACCAACTAACAGCCCTTATGATTACCCATCATATGGAAGATGCCCTAAAATACGGCAATCGCCTCCTAGTCATGCAGGACGGAAAAATCGCCCAGGACTTGAACAGTCAGGAAAAAGCTAAGCTAAGCATTCAGGACTTTTATCAGATATTTGAGTAA
- a CDS encoding DUF6275 family protein, which translates to MNTEEFIEKVKKEISNYVRVTEREDLVTPEDIYTVWYCKTIQNHKGLFGTP; encoded by the coding sequence ATGAACACAGAAGAATTTATTGAAAAAGTAAAGAAAGAAATCAGTAACTATGTAAGAGTAACTGAACGAGAAGACCTAGTAACGCCTGAAGACATTTACACAGTTTGGTACTGCAAGACTATTCAGAATCACAAAGGCCTATTTGGTACTCCTTAG